Proteins from a single region of Rhodovibrio salinarum DSM 9154:
- a CDS encoding NAD(P)/FAD-dependent oxidoreductase, whose protein sequence is MDTIVIGGGLMGAATAFFLARRGVQVTLIERRRVGQGATVASFGNIRRQGRFLPQLPLAHRSRMLWGELHTLLGQDVEFRATGHLRLAFEPEAIADMEAHAAEARPWGLELELLEPRDIQRRFPGLGPGARAASFSPHDGSGNPRLIAPAFARAASALGARIVENTEVTAIRHDRRRFGIETSSGTFMAERLVVATGAWGADMAARFGEPVPLEAHGPQMGVTEPLPHRIQPVVGVWTRHKEAGVYFRQVERGNIVFGGGKRVPVPLDPGFARPDPALLAQQLPHLLRLCPALQAAQVIRTWSGTEGYVADMLPVMGPSVRVPGLYYAFGFSGHGFQIGPAVGDVMAELIAEERTETPIAPFSIARFAQAIPEPA, encoded by the coding sequence ATGGACACGATCGTCATCGGCGGCGGACTGATGGGCGCGGCGACAGCCTTCTTCCTCGCGCGGCGCGGCGTACAGGTGACTTTGATCGAGCGCCGGCGCGTGGGTCAGGGGGCGACGGTCGCGAGCTTCGGTAATATCCGCAGGCAGGGACGATTCCTGCCGCAACTGCCGCTCGCCCACCGCTCACGGATGCTTTGGGGCGAGCTGCATACGCTGTTGGGCCAGGATGTCGAGTTTCGCGCCACTGGTCATCTCCGGCTCGCCTTCGAGCCGGAGGCCATTGCGGACATGGAAGCGCATGCCGCGGAGGCCCGGCCGTGGGGACTCGAGCTGGAACTCCTGGAACCGCGCGATATTCAACGCCGCTTTCCCGGCTTGGGGCCCGGCGCGCGGGCGGCGTCCTTCTCCCCCCACGACGGGTCCGGCAATCCCCGGCTCATCGCTCCGGCCTTTGCCCGCGCAGCCTCGGCCCTCGGCGCGCGGATCGTGGAAAACACGGAGGTCACTGCGATCCGGCATGACCGTAGGCGGTTCGGGATCGAGACAAGCAGCGGGACCTTCATGGCCGAGCGCCTGGTCGTCGCCACGGGCGCATGGGGCGCCGACATGGCGGCGCGGTTCGGCGAGCCAGTCCCGCTCGAAGCGCACGGACCGCAGATGGGCGTGACCGAGCCGTTGCCCCATCGCATCCAGCCGGTCGTCGGGGTCTGGACCCGACACAAGGAAGCCGGCGTTTATTTCCGCCAAGTCGAGCGCGGCAACATCGTCTTCGGCGGCGGCAAGCGCGTGCCTGTCCCCCTGGATCCGGGCTTCGCACGGCCCGATCCCGCGCTGCTCGCGCAGCAGCTTCCCCACCTGCTACGGCTTTGTCCGGCACTGCAGGCCGCGCAGGTCATTCGCACGTGGTCGGGAACCGAAGGCTACGTTGCGGACATGCTGCCCGTCATGGGACCCAGTGTCCGGGTTCCTGGCCTGTACTATGCCTTCGGCTTCTCCGGACACGGGTTCCAGATCGGGCCGGCGGTCGGCGACGTGATGGCCGAGCTGATTGCCGAGGAGCGGACCGAGACGCCGATCGCACCCTTCTCGATCGCGCGCTTCGCCCAAGCCATACCGGAGCCGGCCTAG
- a CDS encoding LysR family transcriptional regulator, translating into MRARQLEVFCAVMRTGTVTAAARELNISQPALSQILRHTEDELRISLFERAKGRLHPTEAATELYQEAERVFSGLDALRRRVADMRAGRVGLVRLAASAPPSMSFLPEAISAFRARHPEVVLRSMVGPVANLTQMVRDGDAGIAVAMNDAPQPGLDVELLGTVTMVCLLPAGHPLSAQTTLTLNDLAAETLISYRQPTLPGRRLARLAAEAGLSFMPEIEIDASISALPFVQQGLGTAVVDGLMPWSRFTGVEVRPLAPEVRLPVTLLTSKDATLSTPHRALLGCLRTAFASHQES; encoded by the coding sequence ATGCGTGCACGTCAGTTGGAGGTCTTTTGTGCCGTCATGCGGACAGGCACCGTCACCGCCGCGGCCCGGGAGCTCAACATTTCCCAACCTGCGCTCAGCCAGATCTTACGTCACACCGAAGATGAATTGAGGATCTCCCTGTTCGAGCGGGCGAAGGGGCGACTACACCCGACCGAGGCCGCGACTGAACTCTACCAGGAGGCGGAGCGTGTCTTCTCGGGCCTGGATGCGCTGCGCCGGCGGGTGGCGGACATGCGCGCCGGTCGGGTCGGGCTGGTCCGGCTCGCCGCATCCGCCCCGCCCTCGATGAGCTTCCTGCCGGAGGCGATCTCGGCCTTTCGTGCGCGTCACCCTGAGGTTGTCCTGCGCTCGATGGTGGGCCCCGTTGCGAACCTCACCCAGATGGTCCGCGACGGCGACGCCGGCATCGCCGTCGCCATGAACGACGCCCCGCAACCGGGGCTGGATGTCGAGCTTCTGGGCACGGTTACGATGGTCTGCCTGCTGCCTGCAGGACACCCTCTGTCGGCGCAGACCACGCTGACGCTCAACGACCTTGCGGCGGAGACCTTGATCTCCTACCGCCAGCCGACATTGCCGGGGCGGCGGCTGGCCCGGCTGGCGGCCGAGGCGGGGCTTTCCTTCATGCCAGAGATCGAAATCGACGCCTCGATTTCCGCTCTCCCCTTCGTACAGCAGGGGCTGGGCACGGCAGTGGTGGACGGGCTGATGCCCTGGAGCCGGTTCACCGGCGTGGAGGTGCGTCCCTTGGCGCCGGAGGTGCGCTTGCCAGTGACGCTGCTGACGTCGAAAGACGCGACGCTGTCGACCCCCCACCGCGCGCTGCTGGGGTGTCTGCGGACGGCGTTCGCCAGCCACCAGGAATCATAG
- a CDS encoding hydantoinase/oxoprolinase family protein: MGWKIGVDIGGTFMDFCAVNTATNALHSFKVLTTPDQPGRELGDGLTALADDEGVELSTVETFVHGTTVGINTVIQRKGARLALLTNAGFEDVVELGRLRLPDMYSLFCAQPEPLVTRDMIFGVGGRMLSDGTEESPLDPAEVEAAVMAAKTAGAEGLVVSFLHSYRNAAHEHEVVRIARETVPDIFIFSSADVWPIVREYERTTTAILNGYIHPRIAGYLSGLEQTLEALDVPARPYVTKSNGGLMTAAEGKTSCVNMLLSGTASGVMGAAWLARQAGVSNVLTLDIGGTSADLALITDSTPAFGQGEQIGDFPMHMPSVSVSSIGIGGGSVAVVDEMGVLRVGPESAGSVPGPACYGRGGTRPTLTDAMVVCGYLGHAPMAYGQLEIDAARAHEAMAQIAEALDLTPEAAAQAIIEVAISEMFVEVEKLVSREGVDVRDYALLPFGGGGPMFGCFLASELGITEVLAPPRPGVVSALGGLVADLKGDFVRTLFLPCASDAAPALRDSLGALEAEGEAWLRERQGFTGETESQISADMRYHGQSFEIDVPLDQDWIAEGNIEAMRDAFHRRHEEIYDFADVDSAVELVNLRLVKAGRVPPLVMESASPVDGPAPQEKHITLRRGGAPESVPLHLRGALRAGQWFDGPAVVAQEDTTLVVPRDFHGRIDSHLNIHLTRRTRA; the protein is encoded by the coding sequence ATGGGCTGGAAAATCGGAGTGGATATCGGCGGCACGTTCATGGACTTCTGCGCGGTGAACACCGCGACCAACGCGCTGCACTCGTTCAAAGTGCTCACCACACCCGATCAACCGGGTCGCGAGCTCGGCGATGGCCTGACGGCGCTTGCCGACGACGAAGGGGTGGAGCTCAGCACCGTCGAAACCTTCGTGCACGGAACCACGGTCGGCATCAACACGGTGATCCAGCGCAAGGGCGCGCGGCTCGCACTCCTGACCAACGCCGGCTTCGAAGACGTAGTTGAGCTGGGACGCCTGCGGCTGCCGGATATGTACTCGCTGTTCTGCGCGCAACCCGAACCGCTGGTGACGCGCGACATGATCTTCGGCGTCGGCGGGCGGATGCTGTCGGATGGGACGGAAGAGTCACCGCTCGACCCCGCCGAGGTGGAGGCCGCGGTCATGGCGGCCAAGACGGCAGGGGCCGAAGGGCTCGTGGTGTCGTTCCTGCATTCCTACCGGAACGCCGCGCACGAGCACGAAGTCGTGCGCATCGCGCGCGAAACCGTCCCCGATATCTTCATCTTCTCGAGTGCCGACGTCTGGCCCATCGTCCGTGAGTACGAACGCACCACCACCGCGATCCTGAATGGCTATATTCACCCGCGGATCGCCGGATATCTGTCCGGCCTGGAGCAGACGCTCGAGGCGTTGGACGTGCCGGCCCGCCCGTATGTGACCAAGTCGAACGGCGGGCTGATGACGGCGGCCGAGGGCAAGACCTCCTGCGTCAACATGCTGCTGTCCGGGACGGCATCCGGCGTCATGGGGGCGGCATGGCTCGCCCGGCAGGCGGGCGTGTCGAATGTCCTGACCCTCGACATCGGAGGCACCAGCGCCGACCTCGCGCTGATCACCGACAGCACGCCCGCCTTCGGCCAAGGCGAGCAAATCGGCGATTTCCCCATGCACATGCCTTCCGTTTCGGTTAGCTCCATCGGCATCGGCGGCGGCTCCGTCGCCGTTGTCGACGAGATGGGCGTGCTGCGCGTCGGCCCGGAAAGCGCCGGGTCGGTTCCCGGGCCAGCCTGCTACGGGCGCGGCGGCACGCGACCCACGCTGACCGACGCGATGGTCGTGTGCGGATACCTCGGCCACGCACCAATGGCCTATGGACAGCTCGAAATCGATGCCGCCCGCGCCCACGAGGCGATGGCCCAGATCGCAGAGGCGCTCGACCTCACCCCCGAAGCCGCCGCGCAGGCGATCATCGAGGTCGCGATCTCCGAAATGTTCGTCGAGGTCGAGAAGCTCGTCTCGCGCGAAGGGGTCGACGTACGCGACTACGCCCTGCTGCCGTTCGGCGGTGGCGGACCGATGTTCGGCTGCTTCCTGGCGTCCGAGCTCGGCATCACGGAGGTCCTGGCGCCGCCGCGCCCGGGCGTGGTCAGCGCGCTCGGGGGCCTGGTGGCGGACTTAAAGGGCGACTTCGTACGCACCCTGTTCCTTCCGTGCGCAAGCGACGCCGCGCCCGCCCTGCGCGACTCGCTCGGCGCGCTCGAGGCTGAAGGGGAAGCTTGGTTGCGCGAGCGCCAGGGCTTCACCGGCGAGACGGAAAGCCAGATATCCGCCGACATGCGCTACCACGGTCAGTCCTTCGAGATCGACGTCCCGCTCGATCAGGACTGGATCGCTGAGGGCAACATCGAGGCGATGCGGGACGCTTTCCACCGCCGCCATGAGGAAATCTACGATTTCGCCGATGTCGACAGCGCCGTGGAGCTGGTCAACCTGCGCCTGGTGAAGGCGGGGCGGGTTCCACCGCTCGTCATGGAGTCCGCCTCCCCGGTGGACGGGCCGGCCCCGCAGGAAAAACACATCACGCTGCGTCGCGGAGGCGCCCCCGAGAGCGTGCCGTTGCACCTGCGCGGCGCGCTGCGCGCCGGCCAGTGGTTCGACGGGCCGGCCGTCGTTGCGCAGGAAGACACCACGCTGGTCGTCCCAAGAGACTTTCACGGCCGTATCGACAGTCATCTCAACATTCACCTGACCCGGAGGACGCGCGCATGA
- a CDS encoding hydantoinase B/oxoprolinase family protein, with protein sequence MNMDKVVLRILANHSRAAAENMAQTLFRTAHSAFVKETQDFTVMLLDPEGRTFAVPLELGATWYPGLTYGRAISMIDDYRPGDVAFTNDPYSGFLSTHAPDTHLWKPVFHEGEIVAWTAGHIHNTDMGGAVPASLSRSLTEIHQEGLRFPPMKLVNEGVFDESILRIMSTNVRKPELNLGDIKALVGALNTGERKIRAMIEKFGIETFRTGVSNLLDYAETQARTLLSEMPDGTWDFADYTDEDSDAGNPCRLKVRLTIQGDEAELDFTGSDPQLGSSLNVPTGSDPHHTLFLVGVYYVLSTLNPHILLNQGLTRPFKCIAPVGTVLNPRHPAAVGMRSLTCARLRSVLFGAFAQVLPERMPAAPAGNNCIVNVMTTDERSRRTVIAAVNPVVGGGGAMPHRDGSNGSGADAAYLKNTPLEITELETPIRFTRYGLLRDSSGAGRWRGGLATEMAFRVFAPDTRITARNRDRHRFRPWGTLGGGAAGVSDMRVNRGTEGERAFGARDVAVLHPGDELHIQSAGGGGRGDPLAREPWRVALDVRRGYVSAEAAQRDYAVVLQEGKVDETATEALRAERQTGAVPPFFDFGPERREFESIWTEDHYAALTHLLLCLPIHWRFFVKTELFRQISEHPETDLDEALAAIRLRYPQIPDPSAQDTSDPGPEAAT encoded by the coding sequence ATGAACATGGACAAGGTCGTGCTGCGGATCCTCGCCAACCACAGCCGGGCGGCCGCCGAGAACATGGCGCAAACGCTTTTCCGGACCGCGCATTCCGCCTTCGTGAAGGAAACGCAGGACTTCACCGTCATGCTGCTCGACCCCGAGGGGCGGACATTCGCCGTGCCGTTGGAGCTCGGCGCGACGTGGTATCCCGGCCTGACATATGGCCGGGCGATCTCGATGATCGACGACTACCGCCCCGGCGACGTTGCGTTCACGAACGACCCCTATTCGGGTTTTCTCTCGACCCATGCGCCGGACACGCATCTCTGGAAGCCGGTTTTCCACGAAGGCGAAATCGTCGCCTGGACGGCGGGGCATATCCACAACACCGATATGGGCGGCGCCGTGCCGGCCTCGCTCTCACGTTCCTTGACCGAGATACATCAGGAAGGCCTGCGTTTCCCACCGATGAAGCTGGTCAACGAAGGGGTCTTCGACGAGAGCATTCTGCGGATCATGTCCACCAATGTCCGCAAGCCGGAACTCAACCTCGGCGACATCAAGGCCCTTGTGGGCGCTCTGAACACAGGCGAACGCAAGATCCGCGCGATGATCGAGAAGTTCGGCATCGAGACGTTCCGCACCGGCGTCTCCAACCTGCTCGACTACGCGGAGACACAGGCCCGAACGCTGCTCTCCGAGATGCCGGACGGGACCTGGGACTTCGCGGACTACACGGACGAGGACAGCGACGCGGGCAATCCCTGCCGGTTGAAGGTCCGCCTGACCATCCAGGGCGACGAAGCGGAACTCGACTTCACCGGCAGTGACCCGCAGCTCGGTTCCTCTCTCAACGTGCCAACGGGCAGCGATCCGCACCACACCCTGTTTCTGGTTGGCGTCTACTACGTGCTGTCGACGCTCAACCCGCACATCCTTCTCAACCAGGGACTGACGCGGCCATTCAAATGCATTGCGCCGGTCGGCACCGTGCTGAACCCGCGCCATCCCGCTGCCGTCGGCATGCGCAGCCTGACCTGCGCACGGCTACGTTCCGTCCTGTTCGGGGCCTTCGCCCAGGTGCTGCCTGAGCGGATGCCCGCGGCGCCAGCCGGTAACAACTGCATCGTCAATGTCATGACGACCGACGAACGCAGCCGACGCACGGTTATCGCGGCGGTCAACCCGGTCGTCGGGGGCGGCGGGGCGATGCCCCATCGCGACGGCTCCAACGGCTCCGGCGCGGACGCCGCCTATCTCAAGAACACACCGCTCGAGATCACCGAGTTGGAAACGCCGATCCGCTTCACCCGCTATGGCTTGCTGCGCGACAGCAGTGGGGCCGGACGCTGGCGCGGGGGACTTGCGACCGAAATGGCGTTCCGCGTCTTCGCCCCCGACACCCGGATCACCGCCCGCAACCGCGACCGCCACCGCTTCCGTCCCTGGGGCACGCTCGGCGGGGGTGCCGCGGGCGTCTCCGACATGCGGGTGAACCGTGGCACCGAGGGTGAAAGGGCCTTCGGCGCGCGCGACGTCGCCGTGCTGCACCCCGGAGACGAGCTGCACATTCAATCGGCCGGCGGCGGCGGGCGCGGCGACCCGCTGGCGCGCGAGCCATGGCGTGTCGCCCTCGATGTGCGGCGCGGCTATGTCAGCGCCGAGGCGGCCCAGCGCGACTACGCCGTGGTCCTGCAGGAGGGCAAGGTCGACGAGACTGCGACCGAAGCGCTGCGCGCGGAACGCCAGACAGGAGCGGTGCCGCCCTTCTTCGATTTCGGCCCGGAGCGTCGGGAATTCGAATCGATCTGGACCGAAGACCACTATGCGGCGCTGACGCACCTCTTGCTGTGCCTGCCGATCCATTGGCGCTTCTTCGTCAAAACGGAACTATTTCGCCAAATCAGCGAGCACCCGGAGACAGACCTCGACGAAGCCTTGGCCGCGATACGTCTCCGCTATCCCCAGATTCCAGACCCCAGCGCCCAGGACACCTCTGACCCGGGCCCAGAGGCGGCGACATGA
- a CDS encoding (2Fe-2S)-binding protein: MRGGFRRLCETERPVVPFRLDGCDSEALAGDTVLTAVRVNQSALRTSEFGDGMRAGFCLMGACQDCWVWTRAGARLRACETPIAAGMDLLTYPPEAATWPGGG, encoded by the coding sequence ATGAGAGGCGGCTTTCGGCGACTGTGCGAAACGGAACGCCCCGTCGTGCCGTTCCGGCTTGACGGGTGCGACAGCGAGGCCCTTGCCGGAGACACGGTCCTGACCGCGGTCCGGGTCAATCAATCGGCCCTGCGCACGAGCGAGTTCGGCGACGGCATGCGCGCAGGCTTCTGCTTGATGGGCGCGTGCCAAGACTGCTGGGTTTGGACCCGCGCGGGCGCGCGTCTCCGCGCCTGCGAAACGCCGATCGCAGCAGGGATGGACCTGCTCACATACCCTCCGGAGGCGGCGACATGGCCGGGCGGCGGGTAG
- a CDS encoding NAD(P)/FAD-dependent oxidoreductase: protein MAGRRVVVVGAGPAGLRAAETLAKAGERPVLLDAAPASGGQIYRRQPGTFVREPVDIYGSEAPKAAAIHRILDTLGERVDYRPNTEVWAISGHRLHIAEDSGMGEMEFDNLILATGATDRVLPLPGWTLPGVHTLGGAQIALKSQACAIGERVVLLGSGPLLLLVAWQYAKAGAKVAAVLDTARLRDQAAALPKLAARPTFLWRGLTLRAKLIRLGVRVHQGVADLAIEGDATAGIEAVRWRDAAGRPHRIACDAVGMGWHLRSETQIAELAGCRFTWDPIARQHLPELDPMGRSSISGLYIAGDGGRQLGADGAELAGRLAALACLEDNGHAPAPETGALLGRMSRFERFRRGLARAFPWPQQLCRNMADETLVCRCEAVTVGTFREVIRRADADEPNRAKSLSRVGMGRCQGRFCAAAASEILAAECQVEPAALPGLRAQPPVRPLAMRCAPRDGSNTIAEESETQTGEMTHHRERSTA from the coding sequence ATGGCCGGGCGGCGGGTAGTCGTGGTGGGCGCGGGTCCGGCAGGTCTCCGCGCCGCAGAGACGCTAGCGAAAGCGGGCGAGCGCCCGGTGCTCCTGGATGCGGCCCCGGCCTCCGGCGGGCAAATCTACCGCCGGCAGCCGGGCACCTTCGTCCGCGAGCCGGTCGACATCTATGGCTCGGAAGCCCCCAAGGCCGCTGCGATCCACCGCATCCTCGACACGCTCGGCGAGCGCGTCGACTACCGCCCCAATACCGAAGTCTGGGCCATCTCGGGACACCGTCTGCACATCGCCGAGGATTCGGGGATGGGCGAGATGGAATTCGACAACCTGATCCTCGCAACGGGGGCAACAGACCGTGTGCTGCCCCTCCCAGGCTGGACCTTGCCGGGTGTGCACACTCTCGGCGGTGCGCAGATCGCCCTCAAGAGTCAGGCCTGTGCGATCGGCGAACGGGTCGTGCTGCTCGGCAGCGGGCCACTGCTGCTGCTGGTGGCGTGGCAATACGCCAAGGCCGGGGCCAAGGTGGCGGCCGTCCTCGACACCGCGCGGCTTCGCGACCAGGCGGCCGCGCTCCCAAAGCTGGCCGCCCGGCCCACCTTCCTTTGGCGCGGTCTCACACTTCGGGCCAAACTGATCCGTCTCGGCGTACGGGTTCACCAGGGCGTGGCGGATTTGGCGATCGAAGGCGATGCCACCGCTGGCATCGAGGCCGTGCGGTGGCGCGATGCTGCGGGCCGCCCGCATCGAATCGCATGCGACGCGGTTGGTATGGGATGGCACCTGCGATCGGAAACGCAGATTGCAGAGCTCGCAGGATGCCGGTTCACCTGGGATCCCATCGCACGCCAACATCTGCCGGAACTCGACCCAATGGGACGGTCGAGCATCTCGGGCCTCTACATCGCCGGCGACGGCGGACGCCAACTGGGAGCGGACGGAGCGGAACTTGCTGGCCGGCTCGCGGCCCTGGCGTGTCTTGAAGACAATGGCCACGCCCCGGCCCCTGAGACCGGCGCGCTGCTCGGCAGGATGTCCCGCTTCGAGCGGTTCCGCCGTGGTCTCGCCCGCGCCTTTCCCTGGCCGCAGCAACTTTGCCGCAACATGGCGGATGAGACCCTCGTTTGCCGCTGCGAAGCCGTCACGGTCGGAACGTTTCGCGAGGTCATTCGCCGCGCGGATGCGGACGAGCCGAACCGGGCGAAGTCCCTATCGCGCGTCGGCATGGGCCGCTGCCAGGGTCGCTTCTGTGCCGCGGCCGCGAGCGAGATTCTCGCCGCCGAGTGTCAAGTTGAGCCCGCAGCGTTGCCCGGCCTCCGAGCGCAGCCACCGGTTCGCCCCCTGGCCATGCGATGCGCGCCAAGGGACGGGAGCAACACCATTGCCGAAGAGAGCGAAACGCAGACCGGGGAAATGACCCACCACCGTGAACGCTCAACGGCATGA
- a CDS encoding FadR/GntR family transcriptional regulator: MHKHAAAGESGPREGRVHEVADTLGRRITGGVYSPGEALPTEPELASALGVGRNAVREAVKMLAGKGLLRTSRRAGTIVQPLSQWSILDNSVIAWLLENPGDRERLLDELAEMRAIIEPEAAALAAKRAKMSQVLRLWEALEAMETRPEVSEAALDADIEFHRVIFEAADSRLLLGMFHAIELLLRVNFATGMLAGSAFAENLAHHRRLAEAVQRRDADAARRLIQELAARNREDVKRARLMDSEAADH, encoded by the coding sequence GTGCACAAGCATGCGGCGGCCGGTGAATCGGGCCCGCGTGAAGGCCGGGTTCATGAGGTCGCCGACACCTTAGGTCGACGTATTACCGGCGGCGTCTATTCCCCCGGTGAGGCCCTGCCCACCGAACCAGAACTCGCAAGCGCCCTTGGCGTGGGCCGTAACGCCGTGCGCGAGGCCGTGAAGATGCTGGCGGGCAAGGGGTTGCTGCGCACGAGCCGCCGCGCCGGGACCATCGTGCAGCCGCTTTCCCAATGGAGCATCCTCGACAACAGTGTGATCGCCTGGCTGCTGGAGAACCCGGGTGATCGCGAACGCCTGCTCGACGAACTTGCGGAAATGCGAGCCATCATCGAACCCGAGGCTGCGGCGCTCGCGGCCAAGCGCGCGAAGATGAGCCAAGTGCTGCGGCTCTGGGAAGCGCTTGAAGCGATGGAGACGCGACCGGAAGTGTCCGAAGCGGCGCTCGACGCGGATATCGAGTTTCACCGCGTGATCTTCGAGGCGGCTGATAGCCGGCTATTGCTCGGCATGTTCCACGCCATCGAACTCCTGCTCCGGGTGAACTTCGCCACCGGCATGCTGGCCGGTTCCGCGTTCGCCGAAAATCTCGCTCATCACCGCCGGCTTGCCGAAGCGGTGCAGCGCCGGGATGCCGACGCGGCGCGGCGTCTGATACAGGAACTCGCCGCCCGCAACCGCGAGGACGTAAAGCGCGCAAGGCTGATGGACTCTGAAGCGGCCGATCACTAG
- a CDS encoding TRAP transporter substrate-binding protein, translating to MIRKLLTTTVALCALAATAHAQDTYDLKFQSSDNSGTAAFKIQQEWANKVEEMSDGRIKIEMLPVGAIVEYNETLDAVGAGILDGHVTDSSYFTGKDPAFALIGNPVGAYSSPEELRAFFNEGGGTELYNEILNPYGVQFIGPAAQTAEAVPSKKPIENVEDLKGVKMRAPEGMVQSAFAAAGASPVNLPQSEVFTALDKGVISAADATTLATNHSMGLHDVAKHPIWPGFHSLPLNEVSITKSTWDSMSEEDREILDESVEWYANTLAEKIRARDQEVADELRKRDDVTIHTWSEDAKKEFRQIAQKQWKDYAERSENAQKVYDALTSYLKSQDLL from the coding sequence ATGATCAGGAAGCTTCTCACCACGACGGTCGCGCTCTGCGCGCTCGCCGCGACGGCGCACGCGCAGGACACTTACGACCTGAAGTTCCAAAGCAGCGACAACTCCGGCACCGCCGCGTTCAAGATTCAGCAAGAATGGGCCAACAAGGTCGAGGAGATGTCGGACGGGCGCATCAAGATCGAGATGCTCCCCGTTGGTGCGATCGTCGAATACAATGAGACTCTTGATGCCGTCGGCGCTGGCATTCTTGATGGCCACGTCACCGACAGCTCCTACTTCACCGGCAAGGATCCGGCGTTCGCCCTGATCGGCAACCCGGTTGGCGCCTATTCGAGCCCAGAAGAGCTGCGCGCCTTCTTCAACGAAGGCGGCGGCACCGAGCTCTACAACGAAATCCTCAACCCCTACGGCGTTCAGTTCATCGGCCCCGCCGCACAGACCGCCGAAGCGGTCCCCTCGAAGAAGCCGATCGAAAACGTTGAGGACCTGAAAGGCGTCAAGATGCGCGCGCCCGAGGGCATGGTGCAATCGGCATTCGCCGCGGCGGGCGCGTCGCCGGTAAACCTGCCGCAGTCGGAGGTGTTCACCGCGCTCGACAAGGGCGTGATCAGCGCCGCCGACGCCACGACGCTGGCCACCAACCATTCGATGGGTCTGCACGACGTGGCCAAGCACCCGATCTGGCCGGGCTTCCACTCGCTGCCGCTCAACGAGGTGTCGATTACCAAGAGCACCTGGGATTCGATGTCCGAGGAGGACCGGGAAATCCTCGATGAGTCGGTGGAATGGTATGCCAACACCCTCGCCGAGAAGATCCGTGCACGGGACCAGGAGGTCGCGGACGAACTCCGCAAGCGTGACGACGTCACCATTCACACTTGGTCGGAAGATGCGAAGAAGGAGTTCCGCCAGATCGCTCAGAAGCAGTGGAAGGACTATGCCGAGCGCTCGGAGAACGCGCAGAAGGTCTATGACGCCCTGACCTCCTATCTGAAGTCGCAGGATCTGCTCTAA
- a CDS encoding TRAP transporter small permease subunit — METFESGRDQFGVPQDRLSAVLAPLGRPISIIFVLITVFTFYEVVMRYVFNSPTFWVHETTTALAAFCFAFGGAYCVAIDKHIRVVLIYDAVSPHIRRWLDVGISFIGCAACALMSWACWTLVAKAFWMPSGQFRMETSGSAWNPPTPAIIKAVLFVMLCAMTVQFLLQAIRHIRRDPNQETHHGEPNEGVFEDA, encoded by the coding sequence ATGGAGACGTTTGAAAGCGGGCGCGACCAGTTCGGCGTGCCACAAGACCGCTTGTCAGCCGTCCTGGCACCGCTAGGGCGGCCTATCAGTATCATCTTCGTGCTCATCACCGTCTTCACCTTCTACGAAGTGGTGATGCGCTACGTGTTCAACTCGCCCACCTTCTGGGTGCACGAGACGACCACGGCGCTCGCCGCGTTCTGTTTCGCCTTCGGCGGCGCGTACTGCGTGGCGATCGACAAGCACATCCGCGTGGTCCTGATCTATGACGCGGTAAGCCCACACATCCGCCGCTGGCTTGACGTCGGGATCTCGTTCATCGGCTGCGCCGCCTGCGCGCTGATGTCCTGGGCCTGTTGGACCCTCGTGGCCAAGGCGTTCTGGATGCCCTCGGGCCAGTTCCGCATGGAGACGAGCGGCAGCGCCTGGAACCCGCCGACACCAGCGATTATCAAGGCGGTGCTGTTCGTCATGCTCTGCGCCATGACTGTGCAGTTCCTGCTGCAGGCGATCCGCCATATCCGCCGGGACCCGAACCAGGAAACCCACCACGGCGAGCCGAACGAGGGGGTTTTCGAGGATGCTTGA